The genomic interval CAATCCGTACGGTGATGCAGGACTACCAGCGATCCTGAAATGCCACCAGACGAAGAGGAACCGGTTTCCTTCGCACCATTAGAAAATACGGGTCCCGATGCAATCATGCACAATCCGAAAACCGCTAAAATACCAAGTTTTCTCATACTTTTCTCCTCCATTGCGTAGTTATTTGAGAAACCGGTTTCTCAAATAATTTAGGTCAGTATATCATGAGAACTTGAGCTGTCAAGTTTTATTTGCGCGATTATAAGAAAAAAACGCACCTCGCCGGGCCTTGAATAAAAAGCAAACGGCCGGCGCGGCGGAATACATCCGCCGGCCGGCCGTAAAAAAAAGAATCGTTGTTATAGGCCCGATGAGAAAAAAAGAAATTCTAGAGGCGCGAATTCCGGGATATCAAAGCGACGCGCTGGGCAACCGAGCCCTGCGAGGTAAGCGGATCTTCCGGCGTGTTCAAGCAGTAATCGACCAGACGGTCTACGGTGGATTCTGCGACATGGAGGCGGGTATCCGACGAGGCGTAATAGATCAGCAGTCGCCCGTCCGCCTCGGCTATCGCTCCGTTTACGAATACGACGTTCGACACGTCGCCTATGCGCTCTCCGCCCTCGGGCGCTATGAGGTAGCCGCCGGGACGCGCGATTACCTTGAAAGGATCCTCCAGGGACGTCATAAAGGCGTACACGACGTAGCGGAGGCCGGCGGCGGTGTTTCTCACTCCGTGGGCGACATGCAGCCAGCCCTTAGAGGTTTTGATGGGCACCGCGCCCGCGCCGTTTTTCAATTCCTTGATCGTGTGATACGTCTTTTCATCGAGCAGAGTCTCGGTCATTAAAACAGCTCCGTCCATGGTTTCGCTCAAGCCCGCGCAAATGCCGCCGCCTGAGCCGGTTTCTATAAAACCGTCCTGAGGACGGGTATAGAGCAGATAGAGCCCATCGACGAATTCGGGATGAAGCACGACGTTACGTTGCTGAGGAGACGCCGTTTTCAAATCAGGCAGACGTATCCAGGTTTTCAGATCCTTCGTCCTCACGATGCCGGCAGCGGCGACAGCGCTTGAAGTGTCTCCCTTCGGCGCGGCGGGATCCTTGCGCTCCGTGCAGAAGAGGCCGTATATCCAGCCGTCTTCATGGGCGGTAAGGCGCATGTCGTAGACGTTCACATCGGGATTGTCGGTTTGCGGAAGCTCGACCGGATACTCGGCGAACCTGAAGGAATCTATGCCGTTCGGGCTTTCCGCTACCGCGAAGAAGCTCTTCCTATCCATGCCCTCGACACGAACCACCAGGCAGTAGCGATCCTGAAGCTTTATCGCTCCCGAGTTGAAGGCCGCGTTTATTCCCATGCGCTCCATCAAATAGGGGTTCGTCTCCGGATTGAGATCGTACCGCCAGGACAGCGGCGCGTGGGCCGCGGTTACCACGGGATTTTTATACCGCACATAAATGCCGTTTCCCGGAAGGACCGGCTCGTTCGGCTGCTCGACCAGGGCCCGGTGTCCAGCTTCCAGCATCGCGAGCCTGTCTGCAAAATTGCTCAACATCATGATTCACTCTCCTTGCTCTGTCCCCGCATCGCGGCCGCGCCTGAATGGGCGGCGCGCTCGATTAATTCCATGCAGCATCGTCCGTTATGATAGCCGGTTTTCCAGTTTCCGCCCTTTAATTCGCTGAAAAGCGGCCGTCCGTCGGGAGCGACCGAGGCGTGCCAATCGCCGCCCTCGGCATCTTTTTGGCGAGTCATAATCCAATTCCATGTTTTTTCGGCTGCATCCAGAAAACGTTCGTCCGAGGAGATTTGCCATGCGTTGAAAAAACCGACGACGGCTTCAGCCTGGCACCACCATACCCGGGTCGAATCCCGCCGTCCGCCGTGGATCTCGTTATCAAGGGCGCCCGACGCGTCGGAAACGCCCTCCGCCAGCGAAATCTCCGCCAGGCGCAGAACCGCCTCGCGTATTCCGTTTTTCAAAGCAGCGTTCTTCAACTCGCAAGCGGCCTCCCATAACAGCCAGCTGGCTTCGATATCGTGGCCGAACGACACGATATCGCCTATCGGCTTCCAGTCTTGCGTAAAATAGAGGTCGAGATGCCCGTCAGAACCGATGATTTTTTCTGTCGTCGCCCGAACGAGGGTGGCAAGAGACGCGGCGACCCGAGAAAGAAGATCGATATCATCCGGAAACGCGATGGAAAGAGTCCGATAAAACGACGTATACGCTTCAACGACATGAAGATTTGTATTCATGGACTTCGCGCAATCTATGTCCTTCCCGGATAGTTTCAAATCAGTCGTGGCAGACCAGTCCCGCGCTCGCGCTTCGACGTAGCCGCCGCCGGAACGGTCCCGCGCATGTGTTTCCAGAAGAGTCCAGACGGCGCGGGCATGATCGAAAGCGGCAGCTGCCGCCTCGCCGTCTTTCCGTACCTCGGCGAGCGCGCGCGCATATTCGGAAAAAGCGTAGAGCGCGAAAGCTTCTCCGTATATTTGCTTTTTTTCTACGCACGGGCTGCCGTCGGCATACACAGACCAGAAAACGCCGCCGTGCTTTCTATCGACGAAATTGTCCGTAAGCGCGGCGTACGCGTAATCCGCCGTATCCATCCAGGATGAATCGTTCAGGACGCGGGAGGCGGCGCTATACGTCCAGAGATGGCGGGCAGTCATCACGACGGAGCGCGGTTCCGCGGCGTCGCCTTCGTTACCGTACCGAAGACTTCCGAAGAAGCCCTTTGAAGGCAGATCCCGCCCGTGCTTCGGCCAGAACGGGAGTATATTGCCGGCCAGTTCCTCCCGCGCGGACGTTGAAAGGTTTTCCAGCCGCGAATACAGCGGGGACAGAGTAACATCAGCCGATCGCATTGTTCTGCTTCACGAAGTCGATGATTTCGCCGATCCGTCCAAAGACCAGCCCGGTCGAGGTGTCGGCGCAGCCGTAATAAACGGCCACCCTGTCGGTGTCCGAATCCGTCAGGGCCGCGCAGGGGAACGCGACGTTCGGCACGTCTCCGACGCATTCATACGTCTTCTGGGGGGAAATGAGATAGGGCCGCGCGCGGGCGATCACCTTCCATGGCTGATCGAGGTCAAGCAGAGCAGCGCTGAACGAATAGACGAATCCGTTGCAGCTGTTCAATACGCCGTGATAGAAAAGGAGCCAGCCTTCCTTCGTTTCGATAGGAGCCGGGCCCGCACCGATTTTGGTGCTCTGCCACAGGCTCTGGCTTCCCAGAGGAGACATCACATGGCGATGTTTTCCCCAATATGTCATGTCGGGACTTTCAGAATAAAAAATATCGCCGAAGGGCGTATGCCCCGAATCGCTCGGCCGGCTCAACAACGCGTAATTATTTCCGATCTTTCGGGGAAAGAGGACTCCGTTCCGGTTGTAGGGCATCAGAGGATTCTCTATCTGCTGGAAGGTTTCAAAATCGAAGGTGTAGCCCATGCCGATGCTCGCGCCGTGATATCCGTTGCACCATACGATCCAATACCGATCCTCGACGAACACAACGCGGGGATCGTATTTATATTCCGAGTCCGGAATATCGAGAGACGCTTTGATAAAGTCAATCGGGGAATCGGCGATCCTCCATGAAATGCCGTCTTTGCTGAAGCCGACGCGGATATTCATCCGGCGGCACGTATCGTCGCAGCGGAAAACTCCCGCGAAACCGTCCCTGAAGGGAACGACCGCGCTGTTGAAAATGCTGTTCGTGTCAGCCGCGGCGTCGCGCCCGATCACCGGATTTTGTGAATACCTCCATAAAACGGAAGAGTCCCCCTCAGGACGTTCTTCCCAGGGAATCGATGGCAGAGACGACCCGTGTATTAAAAGTGACGAATGCATTCGCAGTACCTCTTCATATATTATTCGGTTTCTCAAAGAGAAACCGGTTTCTCTTTGCATACAACAATTAAACTATATGACCGACTCCCTGTCAAGGACTACGATGAAAAGGAAGCGAAACAGAAGAGCAAGATGGCGAAAACACCGCAATTCAGATACACTGATTCCGATGAATACAGAAGCGCCGGACGCACAGGAAAACCCCCGATATCTTTCGGAACAAGTAATCACCTATATCGGGAACAAGCGGGCCCTTCTGCCCTTCATCGACGAAGCGGTGCGGAAAATCAGGAGCGAACTGGGCGGGCGGAAGCTCTCGTGCTTCGACGCGTTTTCAGGCTCGGGCATCGTCTCCCGCTATTTTAAAAAACACGCCTCTCATATCATCGCGAACGATCTTGAACTCTATTCGAAAATCATAAACACCTGTTATCTGACCAATCGCCCGGATGCGGAAAAACTGGGACTCAAGGAGCAGTACCGGGATCTGACGAAAAAACTGGCGGAAAACCGTTTTATTCCGGGAATTATTTCAGAACTCTACGCGCCCGGCAGCGAAGACGCGATTCATCGGGGAGAACGCGTTTTTTACACAAAAAGGAACGCATTGTACCTGGACACCGCCAGGACGCTGATAGACGAATACCCGGAGGAAATCCGCCCGTTTTTTCTCGCTCCCCTGTTGTCGGAAGCCTCGATTCATGCGAACACCGCGGGTGTTTTCAAGGGATTTTACAAAAACAGGCATACGGGAATCGGACAATTCGGGGGCCATAAGGGAGACGCGTTGAACAGAATCACCGGAAACATCGTTCTGGAATACCCGGTCTTCAGCGATTTCGAGGGAAACTTTCAGGTGCTCCAGGAAGACGCGCTCGCGGCCGCGTGCTCTGTCCCCGAAACGGATCTCGCATATCTCGATCCTCCGTACAACCAGCACCCCTACGGATCGAACTATTTCATGCTGAATGTTCTTGCCCGCAACGAACGTCCGGAAAAAATATCCCCGATTTCAGGAATCCCTTCAAACTGGAACCGCTCGCCATACAATAGAAGAAAGGAAGCTCCCGCCGAATTGCGGAAACTGATCGAACGGATCCGGGCAAAATACGTGCTGGTATCCTTCAATTCGGAGGGCTTCGTCTCGCGGGAGGAAATGGAAGAAATTCTATCCGCTGAAGGCTCGGTGGAAACGCTCGAAACGCGGTATAACGCCTTCAGGGGAAGCAGAAACCTGCAGAACAGAAGCAAGCATGTCACCGAATTCCTCTATATCCTGAAAAAAAACTGAACAGCGGAAGAGTCGTTTCAGAGCCCGTTTCGGGGACAGAGCACGGAAAGCACGCACTCGGCGCATTTCGGCTTCCGCGCTACGCACACGTATCTTCCGTGGAGCAAGAGCCAGTGGTGGGCATGCCGGATCCAGGCTGCGGGAATTATTCGCATCAGGTCGTCCTCGACTCCGCGGGGAGTCGCGGCGGAGCTTAAGCCCAAACGCGGGGCCAAACGGAGCAGATGCGTGTCGACCGGCATCGCAGCCTCTCCGAATACGACGTTCAGCACGACATTCGCCGTTTTCCGGCCGACTCCGGGGAGGCTTTCAAGCGATGCTCTGTCCCCGGGAACCGTTCCGCCGAAGTTATCTTCGAGCATTCGGCTCATAGCTATGATATGGCGCGCCTTCGTCGGATAGAGATTCACGGATTTGATGTATTCCTTCAATCCATCCTCGCCGAGCTCGAGCATCTGCGCCGGCGTCGACACGCGTTCGAACAGCGGCCCGGTCGCGCGGTTCACGCCTTTATCCGTCATCTGCGCGGAAAGAACCACCGCGACCAGAAGCGTATACGCGTTCGTGCTCTCCAGTTCTGTTTCAGGCGCTGGATTCCCGGCGGAGAGGAGCTCAAAAACCCGATGTATCTCGTCCGGATTGAGTCTATGAAACCCGCCGTCGTCGTTCTCGGGGACAGAGGAAGCTTTCTTCATTCCCGAATAATACAACCCCCAAAGCCTCTTCGGCAACCGAACAGGCTCCTTCTCCGGAACGGTGCAACCTGATATACTCCCGGGAATGAATCTTCTTTCCGTCAGCAAGCTCACCCGCATGGGCCGCGAAGCCCCCCTGTTCGTAGACGTAACCTTCGGCCTTGACGAAGGCGAAAAAGCCGCCCTTATCGGACGTAATGGATCCGGAAAAAGCACCCTGCTTCGGTGCATCGCGGGCGTCATCCCCCCGGACTCGGGCTCGATCGTCGTCAACAAGGAAGCCGGCGTCTCATTCCTTCCGCAAAATCCCGAATTCGAGCCCGGCGACACCATACGGGCGCACATCTATAAATCCGACAGCCCCAAGCTCAAAATCATCCGCGAGTACGAAGACGCCTGCGAGCTGCTCTCCCGAGCGGGCCAAACATCGCCCTCGGAGCGCGTCCGGCGCGAGCTCGAACGGCTCACCCATGAAATGGATTCGAAGGACCTGTGGAATTACGAAAACTCCATCCGCTCCATCCTGACCACGCTCGGGATCACGAACCTCGAATTGAAGATGGGAACCCTTTCCGGCGGCATGGCGAAAAAAGTGTCGCTCGCCCAGGTTCTTATCGAAGACACCAAGGTCCTCCTTCTGGACGAACCGACGAACCATCTGGACATCACCACCATCGCCTGGCTCGAAGAACACCTGCGAACCACGCCGCGCAGCGTCCTCATGGTGACTCACGACCGCTACTTTCTGGACTCGATTTGCACTTCCATCAGGGAAATAGACAGAAAAACGGTAACGCTCTACGAAGGGAATTTCTCGAAATATCTCGAAAAAAAGGCTATCGCGGAAGAGATAGCCGCCAATACCGACGCCAGAATCGAGAGCGTCCTGCGCACAGAGCGCGAATGGCTTCTCCGCGGACCGCAAGCTCGGGGAACCAAGGCAAAGGCGCGCATCGACTCCATTCATCGAATGATCAACCGCGAAAAGTTCGCCCAGGACAAGGGCTTCGCCTTCGAAGTCACCGGACGGCGGCTGGGCGGAAAAATCCTCGAAGTCGAAGGCATTTCCAAAGCCTGGCCCGTGCCCGGCGGAACAAAAACGGTCATCAGGGATTTTTCCTATCAGTTTAAGAAGGGCGAACGAATAGGCGTATTCGGAGACAACGGTTCCGGCAAAACAACCCTTCTCAATATCCTGATGGGCGAGGTCGAAGCCGACGGTGGACGGAGGTCGGCGGGCGACAACACCGTATTCGGCTATTACCGGCAGAATCCGGAGTTTCCTGACTTGAACATGACCGTGCTCGAGTACATCAAGGAAAAAGCCGAGGTCATCACCCGCTCGGACGGCACCGAGCTTACCGCCTCGAAAATGCTCGAGCAATTCGGCTTCGAAGGCCGCGTCCAGTACTCTCCCCTGCTCAGCCTCTCCGGCGGCGAACGGAAGCGGGTGTATCTCGTGCGCCTGCTGATGTCAAATCCGAACTTTCTCGTGCTGGACGAACCGACAAACGATTTCGACATTTATACGATGAGCGTCCTCGAATCCTTCCTGGAAGGCTTCGGGGGCTGCCTGCTGGTCGTCTCCCACGACCGGTATTTCATGGACCGCGTAGTGGACACGCTTTTTATCCTGGAAGACGACGGATCGATCTCGGGATTCGTCGGCACCTGCTCCGAATATCTCGTTGTCAGGGAAAACGAGCGCCAGAGCGCGGCGGAAGAGGCAAAGGAAGCGGCCGCGAAAAACGCGTCGAAAGCGGGGACAGAGGAAGCGGCGAAAAACGCGGCTCAGCCAAAGAAAAAGAAACGAAGCTTCCGCGAAGCCCAGGAATACGCAGAGATAGAAAACGTCATAGAAAAACTGGAAGAACGGAAAACCGAGCTGGAAAACAAGCTTTCATCGGGAAGCTCGGATCATCGCCTATTGGCTGAAATAAGCGAACAACTTACCGCAACGGGGACAGAGCTGGAGGAAAAAATCCTCCGCTGGGAATATCTTTCGAGCCTGGAATGACCGGGTCGGGCGCAGCCCGTCAGGGCATTCTGCTTTCTACTCCGCGGCGGTCGTAGACCGCCTCGCGGAATTCCACTTCCTGCGACTCGGTATCCCAGAGAGCGTAATACGCCGGCCAGGATTCGAGCGCAGGAACTTCGTTCAAGCCGTTAAAGCTCCGCGGGAAGCCGACGCTTCCCGGATTGACGATTTTCCGTTCCCCGTCCGCTTTAACGACACGTCCGGGAACCGGATGAAGGACTCCGGGCGGCAGATAGTCGGAAAAAACGGCGGCCTCATGGGTGTGCCCGCAAAAACAGAGAGTCAACTTTTCTGCTTCCATCCATTTGAAAACCTCGGCCGTTTCGATGCCGCCCCAGAGATAGCCGGTCAACGGTTCGAGCGGAGAGCCGTGGGAGACGTACACTCCCGGAAATATCTTTTTTGAAGACGGGAGTCCCGAAACCCACCGTTTCGCGTCCTGGTCCAGCGTCCGGGCGGTGTCCTTCACTCCGCGGAGGGCGTGAGGATTAAACCATGAGGATGAAAGATGCCCGGAGAGCAGTGCGTCGTGATTGCCTGAAAGGATCACGGAAAACTCGAGCGTTTTCTCCAGGTTCCTGAGTTCGGCCAGGCATGAGGCGGCATCCGGCCCGTACCCGGTCGTGTCTCCCAGGCATACGAGGCCCGAAAAAAAGCCCGCTCCGTCGAGAACTGCCTGTAACGCGGGAAGATTCGCGTGAATATCGGATACCAGAAGAATTTTCATGCTTCTCCTAGTATACTATAGAAGAGTTATGGAAAAAACCGGAAGCCGCAGCATATCTGCATTTTTAAAGGACCGGTTCGCCCCGGAGTGGAAACTCCTGTCCGAAACCGAGTCCTATCTCATCCACACCCCGGACGGCCCGGCCTATGAAAGCCAGTTCAAGGAGTGGCGCGCCAGGCTTCATAATATGAAAACCGGCGACACCGAGCTGGTCACCCTCAGAAGCGAAATAGTCGCCCTCAGAAAGCAGCTCCGCCTTGAAGGCTACGATTTAAGCCTCGGCCTGCAGCAGCTGGTGGTACGCGGTTTCAGGAACGATGATTCGGTAGCGGAAGGCTTCCAGCGGGTGGTCCTGTGTTTTTGCGGCCCCCACGTCTATTTCCAAACAGGCTCCGCAAATCATATCGCCCTTGCGGAAGAACTCGTAGACACGCTCACTAAGCGAAAACTGATGAATCGTCCCGAAATGCATTATTTATGGTACAAACGCACGCCTAAAGGCCTGTATCTCTCCGGATCAGCGACTGAAACCGCTTCGGATTTCAGGCGGATGGAAGGCCGGGCGGAGGCGAATCCGATGAAACTGCTGTCTTCCCTGAAAAACCTGGGATAATTTTTCCGGTTTCAGGTGTTATACTGATAACGGACGAGAAGCGATTACGCTTCAACGAGTCCGCTATCGCGCCCGGAGGTACACATGAGAAAGGATATAGGAACCATTATAGTCGGATTGCTCTTTTTGGGAGCGGGAATCGCCATCGGCGGCGGAATGCTGGGATATTTCGATTTTACCATCAATTTCGCCGGCTGGTGGACGCTGTTCCTGATAGTCCCGGCCCTTCTGGCAATCGTGCAGGGCGGTGTAAACGCCGGAAACATTATTCTGCTCGCTGTCGGCGGCATTCTGCTCCTCGACGCGCAGCGCATGCTTCCTCCCAATTTCAGCTGGCGACTCATGATTCCGGTCGTCCTTCTGGCAGTCGGTTTCCAGCTCCTGTTCGGAGGCCGGCTCAAACACTACGACTGGGACGGGATGGAATGGAAGCAAAGCCGGGGAAAGGCCGCGGGAAGCGCCTCTGACGGAGACGAGGGCAAAACTGACAGCGCAGATGCGAAGAGTTCAGACGAAGCCGAAGGCAGCCGGGCGAAGACAAATTCAAAGTCGCACGCCGGCAGGGAAAGCGGCGGCGGCCTTTTTACGGAATCGTCGAAGCCGAACAGCAGCTATAAAACTGCTTCGGTCCTGTTCGCGGGCCAGGACATCCGCTACGGCGACGAGGACTTCACCGGAGCCGCGTATTCGGCCGTCTTCGGCGGACTGACGATAGACATGCGCCGGGTCGTGCTCGCCGGAGACGTCGTAATAAACGTAACGGCGATTTTCGGCGGAATCGAGCTGATGCTTCCGGACAACGTACGCCTCGTAACCCACGTCACCCCGATTCTCGGCGGAACGGAATGCAAATATCCCTCGTCCCGCGACCCTAACTCGCCGCGCGTCATCGTCAACGGAACGGCATCCTTCGGCGGAATCGAAATCAAGTAACACAAACAGGAGCGGCCCAACCGGCGCCGCTCCCGCTTAAAACAGGCTCACCAACCAATCAGGCGCCGCCCGGCGTTTCAACGCCCAGTCTGCCCCCCGAGATAATCCGCCGGCCGGCGTTTCGACGCTCGGTTCCGCCGCGAAAAATTCGCTCACTATCCGGCAAAGCGCCGCCTGTGCCGATCAGTTCCCCTGCGTAAAATTCGCAAGCCAATCGGCGATGCCGGACGGGCCGGACTTGAGCAGGGCGGTGATGAGCGGCCGGCCGATCAGCACTTCCGCGGCGCCGAGGGATTTCGCGATACGGGCGTCCCGGGCGGTGCGGATTCCGCCGTCCACCCACACTTCTCCGCAATGGCGGGCAAGCTCAGCGCCGTGCGCGGACAGGAAAGCGGCCGTCGAGCCGCGGTCTGTTTCAACCCGGCCGCCGTGGTTCGACACGACGACGATGTCGGGACGTAGTTCGCGGATCAATTCGAGGTCCGATCTTTTGAACACGCCCTTCACAGCGAAGGGAACGGAAGCCGCCTTCATCAGCTCTTTCAAGTCCGCGGCGCTTTTTTCCTGCAGGTTCACCAGGTTCCGCATCGTGACTATGGCGTAGGAATCGATGTCGACGCCGACGATCTCCGACACGTTCGCCGCCCACTCCATGCGTTCAAGAATTCTTTCGTTCGGATACGGCTTGACGAACACGGCGCCCTTGAGCGAACGCGCGGCCAAAGCCTCGATTCCGTATTTCAGCTTTTCGTCGGGATAGCCGTCGCCGATAGAAAGGGCAAGGCCCGCGTCGAGGCATCCTTCTATCATTTCGAAGTAGTACTCGCGCTCGTCGTGATAGCCGATATTCTGCAGGGCTCCGGTGATGGGCGCGAGCCTGAGCCGTGGAAGTTCTGCCGAACCGGAGGACAGGCCGGGCAATACCGAATACGCTGCAGAGCGCCAGGCCGCGCAATTATCGATAAAGTTGGCGTTTTCGAATACGCCGCCCATTCCGGGCAGCTCGGAGACGCAGCCGCGTCCGTCGCACGTAGGGCAAAAATGGCATTTTGAACCGGGTTCTCGAATCATATTGGCCACTATAGAGGACAAGATGAACCTTGGCAAGAATTTCCTTTTTTAAATTTGACAGGATGAAAAAACCGATACTATACTGGCATCGATCCGTCGAACCGTTTCGATAACCGATTCGACCACAAGGAGATTTCAGGTGGCAACAATACGCGATGTCGCGCAGAAAGCGGGAGTCTCAGTCAGCACGGTATCTTACGCGATCAGCGGAGACCGGCCGATATCCGCCGAAAAAAAGGCCTTGATCGAAAAAGCGATGAAGGAGCTGGACTACAAGCCGAACGCCATCGCGCGCGGTCTGGCGAGCAAACGCAGCCGCATCATCGCCATTCTTTTCACGCCGGAAGAACGAGGACTCGGCCTTTCGGAAATTTCCCTCATAACCTGCGCGGCTCAGGCTGCCTCGGAAAAAGGCTATCACCTGGTCATGTGGGCCATGAAGACGCACGACCTCGACGAACTGAGACAGCTCGTCCGCCATGAACTGGTGGACGGCGTCATACTCATGGAAGTGCGCAACAACGATCCGCGCATCCCCTACCTGAAAAGCGAAGGCTTGCCAATATTCCTGTTCGGCCGCGACGATTCAGCCACGGAGGAAAGCTTCGTCGATACGGATTTCTCGGTAACCATGTACCAGTCCATCGCGCGCCTCTCGGGCCAGGGACATAGAAAAATCTGCTTCGTCAACCAGTCCGAGGAAACGCTCCGCTCGGGCTACGGGCCGGTTCTGCGCGCCCACACCGCCTTCGAAACCATCTGCAGGGATCTGCGCCTTGAGGGAACGGAGTTGCTCTGTCCCTCAGATCCGCTCGCCGGTTACTGGAAGGCGTCCGAATATCTCAAGAAAAACGCGGATGCCACGGCCTTCATCGTCATGAACGACAAGGTGCTCTCCGGAGTCATAAAGGCCTGCGCGGACAACGGAAAGGACATACCGCAGGACGTTTCCATCGAGGCGCTTGCGTCT from Teretinema zuelzerae carries:
- a CDS encoding glycoside hydrolase family 130 protein, with product MMLSNFADRLAMLEAGHRALVEQPNEPVLPGNGIYVRYKNPVVTAAHAPLSWRYDLNPETNPYLMERMGINAAFNSGAIKLQDRYCLVVRVEGMDRKSFFAVAESPNGIDSFRFAEYPVELPQTDNPDVNVYDMRLTAHEDGWIYGLFCTERKDPAAPKGDTSSAVAAAGIVRTKDLKTWIRLPDLKTASPQQRNVVLHPEFVDGLYLLYTRPQDGFIETGSGGGICAGLSETMDGAVLMTETLLDEKTYHTIKELKNGAGAVPIKTSKGWLHVAHGVRNTAAGLRYVVYAFMTSLEDPFKVIARPGGYLIAPEGGERIGDVSNVVFVNGAIAEADGRLLIYYASSDTRLHVAESTVDRLVDYCLNTPEDPLTSQGSVAQRVALISRNSRL
- a CDS encoding AGE family epimerase/isomerase, with protein sequence MRSADVTLSPLYSRLENLSTSAREELAGNILPFWPKHGRDLPSKGFFGSLRYGNEGDAAEPRSVVMTARHLWTYSAASRVLNDSSWMDTADYAYAALTDNFVDRKHGGVFWSVYADGSPCVEKKQIYGEAFALYAFSEYARALAEVRKDGEAAAAAFDHARAVWTLLETHARDRSGGGYVEARARDWSATTDLKLSGKDIDCAKSMNTNLHVVEAYTSFYRTLSIAFPDDIDLLSRVAASLATLVRATTEKIIGSDGHLDLYFTQDWKPIGDIVSFGHDIEASWLLWEAACELKNAALKNGIREAVLRLAEISLAEGVSDASGALDNEIHGGRRDSTRVWWCQAEAVVGFFNAWQISSDERFLDAAEKTWNWIMTRQKDAEGGDWHASVAPDGRPLFSELKGGNWKTGYHNGRCCMELIERAAHSGAAAMRGQSKESES
- a CDS encoding glycoside hydrolase family 130 protein, which gives rise to MHSSLLIHGSSLPSIPWEERPEGDSSVLWRYSQNPVIGRDAAADTNSIFNSAVVPFRDGFAGVFRCDDTCRRMNIRVGFSKDGISWRIADSPIDFIKASLDIPDSEYKYDPRVVFVEDRYWIVWCNGYHGASIGMGYTFDFETFQQIENPLMPYNRNGVLFPRKIGNNYALLSRPSDSGHTPFGDIFYSESPDMTYWGKHRHVMSPLGSQSLWQSTKIGAGPAPIETKEGWLLFYHGVLNSCNGFVYSFSAALLDLDQPWKVIARARPYLISPQKTYECVGDVPNVAFPCAALTDSDTDRVAVYYGCADTSTGLVFGRIGEIIDFVKQNNAIG
- a CDS encoding DNA adenine methylase, encoding MNTEAPDAQENPRYLSEQVITYIGNKRALLPFIDEAVRKIRSELGGRKLSCFDAFSGSGIVSRYFKKHASHIIANDLELYSKIINTCYLTNRPDAEKLGLKEQYRDLTKKLAENRFIPGIISELYAPGSEDAIHRGERVFYTKRNALYLDTARTLIDEYPEEIRPFFLAPLLSEASIHANTAGVFKGFYKNRHTGIGQFGGHKGDALNRITGNIVLEYPVFSDFEGNFQVLQEDALAAACSVPETDLAYLDPPYNQHPYGSNYFMLNVLARNERPEKISPISGIPSNWNRSPYNRRKEAPAELRKLIERIRAKYVLVSFNSEGFVSREEMEEILSAEGSVETLETRYNAFRGSRNLQNRSKHVTEFLYILKKN
- the nth gene encoding endonuclease III; protein product: MKKASSVPENDDGGFHRLNPDEIHRVFELLSAGNPAPETELESTNAYTLLVAVVLSAQMTDKGVNRATGPLFERVSTPAQMLELGEDGLKEYIKSVNLYPTKARHIIAMSRMLEDNFGGTVPGDRASLESLPGVGRKTANVVLNVVFGEAAMPVDTHLLRLAPRLGLSSAATPRGVEDDLMRIIPAAWIRHAHHWLLLHGRYVCVARKPKCAECVLSVLCPRNGL
- a CDS encoding ABC-F family ATP-binding cassette domain-containing protein; protein product: MNLLSVSKLTRMGREAPLFVDVTFGLDEGEKAALIGRNGSGKSTLLRCIAGVIPPDSGSIVVNKEAGVSFLPQNPEFEPGDTIRAHIYKSDSPKLKIIREYEDACELLSRAGQTSPSERVRRELERLTHEMDSKDLWNYENSIRSILTTLGITNLELKMGTLSGGMAKKVSLAQVLIEDTKVLLLDEPTNHLDITTIAWLEEHLRTTPRSVLMVTHDRYFLDSICTSIREIDRKTVTLYEGNFSKYLEKKAIAEEIAANTDARIESVLRTEREWLLRGPQARGTKAKARIDSIHRMINREKFAQDKGFAFEVTGRRLGGKILEVEGISKAWPVPGGTKTVIRDFSYQFKKGERIGVFGDNGSGKTTLLNILMGEVEADGGRRSAGDNTVFGYYRQNPEFPDLNMTVLEYIKEKAEVITRSDGTELTASKMLEQFGFEGRVQYSPLLSLSGGERKRVYLVRLLMSNPNFLVLDEPTNDFDIYTMSVLESFLEGFGGCLLVVSHDRYFMDRVVDTLFILEDDGSISGFVGTCSEYLVVRENERQSAAEEAKEAAAKNASKAGTEEAAKNAAQPKKKKRSFREAQEYAEIENVIEKLEERKTELENKLSSGSSDHRLLAEISEQLTATGTELEEKILRWEYLSSLE
- a CDS encoding metallophosphoesterase family protein, whose amino-acid sequence is MKILLVSDIHANLPALQAVLDGAGFFSGLVCLGDTTGYGPDAASCLAELRNLEKTLEFSVILSGNHDALLSGHLSSSWFNPHALRGVKDTARTLDQDAKRWVSGLPSSKKIFPGVYVSHGSPLEPLTGYLWGGIETAEVFKWMEAEKLTLCFCGHTHEAAVFSDYLPPGVLHPVPGRVVKADGERKIVNPGSVGFPRSFNGLNEVPALESWPAYYALWDTESQEVEFREAVYDRRGVESRMP
- a CDS encoding LiaF transmembrane domain-containing protein, with translation MRKDIGTIIVGLLFLGAGIAIGGGMLGYFDFTINFAGWWTLFLIVPALLAIVQGGVNAGNIILLAVGGILLLDAQRMLPPNFSWRLMIPVVLLAVGFQLLFGGRLKHYDWDGMEWKQSRGKAAGSASDGDEGKTDSADAKSSDEAEGSRAKTNSKSHAGRESGGGLFTESSKPNSSYKTASVLFAGQDIRYGDEDFTGAAYSAVFGGLTIDMRRVVLAGDVVINVTAIFGGIELMLPDNVRLVTHVTPILGGTECKYPSSRDPNSPRVIVNGTASFGGIEIK
- a CDS encoding alpha-hydroxy-acid oxidizing protein, with product MIREPGSKCHFCPTCDGRGCVSELPGMGGVFENANFIDNCAAWRSAAYSVLPGLSSGSAELPRLRLAPITGALQNIGYHDEREYYFEMIEGCLDAGLALSIGDGYPDEKLKYGIEALAARSLKGAVFVKPYPNERILERMEWAANVSEIVGVDIDSYAIVTMRNLVNLQEKSAADLKELMKAASVPFAVKGVFKRSDLELIRELRPDIVVVSNHGGRVETDRGSTAAFLSAHGAELARHCGEVWVDGGIRTARDARIAKSLGAAEVLIGRPLITALLKSGPSGIADWLANFTQGN